The Candidatus Fusobacterium pullicola nucleotide sequence CTGAAGTAGTTTTGTAAAGTTATTGTTGCAAGAGTTTGATTTTCTCCAGCTATTTGAACTCCCTCTTTAGCTTCTATAGCTTGATGAAGTCCATCAGAATATCTTCTTCCTTCCATAGCTCTTCCTGTAAATTCGTCTATGATTATTACTTGTCCATCTCTTACAAGATAATCTCTATCTCTTTTAAATAACTCCTTAGCTTTTAAAGCTTGATTTAGATAGTGAGTTAACTCTACATTTTCAGGTGAATATAGGTTATCTAACTTTAAGAATTTCTCTACCTTTGCTATTCCTTTTTCTGTTAAAACTATATTTTTTGCCTTTTCGTCAACTTCATAATCTTCAAACTTATCAGCTGGTAACTCACTTTTTTGTCTAGGATCCTTTACTTGTTCTGTCTCATAACTTCTATTTAACATAGAAACTACTTGATAGAAAACTTGATACCATTTTGTTGTATCCTCAGCAGCTCCTGAAATTATTAAAGGTGTTCTTGCCTCATCTATTAAAATTGAGTCAACCTCGTCCACTATACAGAAGTTTAACTCTCTTTGAACCTTTTCTTCTAAAGAACTAACCATATTATCTCTTAAATAGTCAAATCCAAATTCAGAGTTAGTTCCATAAGTTATATCAGCTTTATATGCAGCTTTTCTCTCCTCTCCAGAAACTCCATTTAAAATTACTCCTGAAGTTAATCCTAAGAAAGAGTATAATTCCCCCATTATATCTCTATCTCTAGCAGCTAGATAGTCGTTTACAGTAATTACATGTACTCCCTTTCCAGCTAAAGCATTTAAATATACTGGACATGTTGCAACTAATGTTTTTCCCTCTCCAGTTTTCATCTCTGTTATTTTTCCTTCATGAAGTACAATACCACCAATAAGTTGTACATCGTAGTGTCTCATACCAAGTATTCTCTTTGATGCCTCTCTTACAGTAGCAAAAGCTTCTACCATAATATCATCTAAAGTTTCTCCCTTAGCTAATCTCTCTTTAAATATAGCTGTTTTCTCTTTTAATTGCTCATCAGTTAATTTTTCAAAATCTGGCTCTAATGAGTTAATAGCAGCTACTATCTTTCTAATTCTTTTTACTTCTCTATCATTTTTTGTTCCAAAGATCTTTTTTAAAATATTTCCTATCATTGATGTTCCTCTCTTCAATTTTTTTAAATACACTTCTTCAGACTATATGCTATCACAAAATGAGATATTAGTCAAATAAACCTATTTTTAACTCCTCTTTTTACAAATTTCCATAAACTCATCCTCAGTAATTATCTTAATACTTCCTATCTCTTGAGCTTTCTTTAATTTACTTCCAGCTTTCTCTCCAACTATTAGATAATCTAGATTTTTACTTACTGCAGAAAGATTTTTACCACCTAATTTTTCTATCTCTTCCTTTATCTCATTTCTTGTGAAATTTTTCAAAGTTCCTGTAAATAAAAATGTTTTTCCTGTAAACACTTTCTCATCTTCAGGTAACTCCTCTTTCTTTTCTTGAGCAAAAGTAAGTCCATTTATTTTTAATCCCTCTATAAGTTTTTTCTTCTCTTCATCTCTAAAAAACTCATAGATAGCTTGAGCCATTTTATCTCCAACTCCCTCTATCTCCATTAACTCCTCAATACTCATATTCATTAAATTATCAATATTTTCACTTGCCTCTGCTAAAAGTTTAGCTGAAGTTTTCCCTACAAATGGAATTCCTAAAGCACATAAAACTTTTGAATACTCTCTAGTTTTACTAGTCTCAATAGCATTCAGAAGATTATCTACACTCTTTTTCCCCATCTTATCAAGCTTCTCAAGCTCCTCTCTATGATTTTTTAACTCATAGATATCTACAATATTCTTTATAAATCCAAGTCTTAGCATATTCTCTACCAGCTTACTACCAAAACCAGCTATATTCATAGCATCACGTGAAACAAAATATATCAACTCTCCCTCTACTTTTCCTGGACAAGCCATGTTTGGACACTTTATATCCACTTGCCCCTCCTCTCTTTCTAATACTGTATTGCATATTGGACAATTAGTAGGTTCTGTTATTATTATCTCACTTCCATCTCTTAACTCCTTTACAGATTTTACAACCTGAGGAATTATCTCAGCTGCTTTTTCTATAAATACACTATCTCCTACCCTTATATCCTTTCTCTCTATCTCTTGATAATTATGTAAACTAGCTCTTTTTACCTTACTTCCTGATAGTTCTACCTCTTCTAACTCAGCTACTGGTGTTACCTTTCCAGTTCTTCCTACCTGCCAAGTTACCCCTAAAATTTTAGTAGTCACCTGTTTAGCTGGAAATTTAAAAGCTATTGCCCATCTAGGACTTTTAGTAGTATTTCCTAATATATCCCATAACTCTATATTATTTACCTTTATTACCATTCCATCAGTTTCATAGTCTAGCTCTTCTCTTTTAGCTCCCCAATACTCAATTCTCTCTATCAATTCTGAAGAGTTTTTCAATACTTCACATACTCCAGTCGTTTTTATTCCCAGTTTTGAAAGATACTCTATACTCTCACTATGTGTTTTTACTCCATAATTTTGTGCATCAACTAAAAAATAGAAATAAGCATCTAGCCCTCTTTCTCTTATTATACTTGAATCTAACTGTCTTAAAGTTCCAGCAGCCGCATTTCTTGGATTAGCAAAAACCTCTTCTCCATTCTCCAATCTCTTTCTGTTTAACTCCTCAAATTTAGATAGTGGTAGTACAACCTCTCCTCTTATCTCTATACTTACCTTTTCTTTTAATTCCCTTGGAATAGAAGATATCTCTAAAATATTTTCAGTAACATCCTCACCTACTGCTCCATCTCCTCTAGTTACTGCCCTTACAAGTTTTCCATTCTCATATTGAATACTCAAAGACAATCCATCTAATTTTAACTCTAAAGCATAGTTTATCTCCTTTTCTTCAGGAAGTAACTTTTTTATTCTTTCTATAAAGTCTGCTATATCCCCTTCATTATATGAGTTTGATAGACTTAACATAGGTTTTTTATGTGTCACCTTTTGAAACTTTGTCTCTTTAAGTGATGTCGCTCCTACCACCTCTGTCGGTGAGTTTTCCTCTCTATATTCAGGATATTTCTCCTCTAACTCTTTTAACTCTGCTAATAATTTATCAAATTCAACATCAGATATAAGACTTTCATTATTTGTATAGTAGTAATCACTGTACTTTTTTATCTTCTCTCTTAACTCTTTTATATATTTTTTCACAATTTTCTCCTCTCAATTTAACTTTACAATTAAATTATAATACACTCTCTCTTATTTTGTCTAAGTTTTTTTCAATTCATCTCTTCTATTTCCTTGCTTTTTTTATTTTTCCTATTCCTAAATCTTAAAAAAAATGGTATTATATTTAAGTAAATATATATTTTTAAGGAGGAGTTATGAAAAAAATTCTTGTTTTTGGACATAAAAATCCAGATACTGATTCTATATGTTCAGCAATATCTTTCGCTGAGTTAAAAAATGCTCAAGGTGTTAATGTTGTACCTTGTAGACTTGGAAATGTAAGTAGAGAAACTCAATTTGCTCTAAACCACTTTGGAGCTGAAGCACCTCTATTTATAGAAAATGTAAATCCAGATGAAAATGGTAAAAAAGAGGTTATTTTAGTTGACCACAACGAAAAAATACAAACAGCTGATGGAATTGAAAATGCTAAAATAATAGAAGTTGTTGATCACCATAAATTTGGCTTAGTTACTGATGAGCCTTTAAAAATTACTGCTGATACAGTTGGATGTACTTGTACTTTAGTATATAGATTATTCAAACAAGCTGGAATTACTCCATCTAAGATGGCAGCTGGACTTATGATGAGTGCTATCATCTCTGATACTTTATTATTCAAATCTCCAACTTGCACACCTGAAGATGTTGAAGCTGTAAAAGAGCTTTCTAAAATCTGTGGAGAGGAAAATTTTGAAGATTATGGAATGAAACTTCTTATTGAAGGAACTTCATTATCTGATAAAACTCCAGAAGAAGTTATCACAATAGATATGAAAGAGTTTGATATGAATGGTAAAAAAGTAGCTGTTGCTCAAGTTAATACTGTTGATGTAGCTGGACTTTTAAATACTCAAGCTGAATTAGAAACTGCTATGAACTCTATGAGTGAAAAAGCAAACTATGATCTATTTGTACTTGTTATAACTGATATCATTAAAGCTGGTTCTTATGTGTTAACTGTTGGAAAATGCCCAGAGTTAGTAGAAAAAGCTTTCAATGTAAAATTAGAAAATAAAACTGCTTGGTTAGAGGGAGTAGTTTCTAGAAAGAAACAAGTAGTTCCTTTCATGCTTACAGCTAGCCAAAACTAATTAGATTAAAATTTTTTAAATTAGGGAGAAGAGTTTACTATGAATGGTAAGTTTTTCTCCCTTTATTCTAAAAATTTATAAAAAGGATTGGAGATATGAAAAGAAAAATTTTAATTATAGAGGATGAAAAAGAGCTTACTCAAGTTCTTTATGATACATTTTCACAGGAAGATTTTGAAGTTATAAAAGCTTTTGATGGAGAAATTGGAGTAGATAAATTTTACGAAGAGAAACCTGACTTGATTTTACTTGATATCAACCTACCAAAAAAACTTGGTTGGGAGGTGTGTAAGGAAATTCGTAAAACTTCTAATGTTCCTATTATTATGATGACAGCTAGAGATTCTGATGCTGATGAATATACTGGACTTAGTATTGGAGCTGACGACTATATAACTAAACCATTTAATTTAAAAATTCTCTTACTTAAGGTTAAAAAATTACTAAAATTAGATGATAACAATATATATAAATTTGAATCTCTATCAATAGATATAAAGAAGGGAGAGATCAATATAAGCGGTGAAAGTATTGAGCTTACTAGAAGAGAGATACAGTTTCTTGAATATATGATAAAAAATAAGGGGATTATTTTCTCTAGAGATTACCTTTTAAATGAGATCTGGGGATTTGATTTTGAAGGAGATGACAGAGTAGTGGATACCCTTGTAAAAAGAATACGTAAAAAACTTGGTGACTACAATTTTCTATTAAAAACTATAAGAGGAATGGGGTACAGTTTTGATGAAAATAAAAATTAATCTTTTTCAAAAGATATTCTCTCTATCTATGTTTTTAATTATTTTTACTATAACTGTAAGTTATCTCTTCAGTACATTTTTAGCCGACTCTTTCTATATCAATAGAAAAAAAAGTGAGATTTTAGAGATAGTAAAAAATGCTAAAAAACTATCTGTAGATGAGTATATTTTTAAAGACTATGCTTCTGAACTAAGAAATAAAGAGGGAATAAATATATATGTAGTTTCTAAAGAAACAGAGGATAACTATTACAGCTATTCTACTAAGAAAGAAAATGAGGATTTTTACCAAGATGAAGATGGATTTCATATAAAACAACTTCCTTTTTCAAAGGTAATGCTATTAATATATAGAGAGGAACTATCCAACGAAGATATTCTCTTTGTTACAACCTCACTTTCTGTTATGAGTAGCCATAGACACGAGGTTTACTCTCTTCATATGATAACCTTAGTTTTAACTATGATTTTAAGTATATTTATCTGTCAATTTTTTACTAAAAAAATTACTAAAAATATATCTGAGCTCAACAGAGTAGCGAAGCAGATTACTAACCTAGATTTTTCAGAAGAGGTTGTTTTAAATACATCAGATGAGTTAAACGAGTTAGGTAAAAATATAAATATCATGTCTAAGAGTATCTCCTCGTCTATTGAAAATCTAAATAGTTTTGTTTCAAATGCTTCACATGAATTAAAAACCCCTATCACAGTTATCAATACTCATGCTCAAGCTCTATTAAACGGTACTGTTAATGATGAAAAATTAAAAAAAGATTATTACAAGGTTATTTTAAAAGAAAGTAAGGAGATGAGTAGCTTAGTAAGTGATCTGCTCCTTATATCTAAACTATCCTCTCTTGAAAAAAATATTGAAAAAGAGGAGTATTCCGTACTCACATTACTACATGAAAGCATAGAAAAATTTGAACTTTTAGAGCTACAAAAAAATATAGAGTGGGAGATTAAATTGAAAGATTTTACCCTTTTTATCAATAAAAAACTTTTTAAAGTTGTTATAGATAACTTGGTTAATAATGCCCTCAAATACTCCCCAGAGGATTCTATCATTGAGGTTTATTCCATAGGAAATGGTATAGTTTTTAAAAATCCAATGTATTTAGCTGAAAAAGTAAGTGTTGATAAACTATTTCAACCATTTTATAGAGGTACCTCCGCTACAGAATTAAATATTGATGGGAGTGGACTCGGTCTATCTCTAATTAAGAGAATTTTAGATTTACACTCTTTCAACTATTCGATTGAGATAGAGGAAAACCATTTCAAATTTATTTTGACATATTGAGGACATAAAATAAATTTATAATTTAGACAAATAAAAAGATAAGATATTAGGGAGTGATGTATTATGAAAAAGATATTAATTGGAACAATGATGATATTAGCTATTAGCTCAACTGGATTTGCTAGAATGCATGATTTAAAAGATGATTCTACTCCTGTTCCACCATACATGCTTAAAATGAGAAAGGGAAATTGTAGAACAAACTCTGAACTTGAAAGAGCTAAAATAATGATTGAAGAGAAAAAACTTGAGATTAGAAAAGAGTTATTGAATGATAAACCTAATTGGAATAAAATAGAAAAATTAAATATTGAAATTGCTACTCAAGAGGCTAAAAATAGAACTACAAATATGAGAGAGAGATTTGAAAATAGCTTTACTACGCAAGCTCAAGCACCTGTTTCAAGCAATCAATAAAACTATTAATAATATATTAAAAGGAGTGTTTCACCAGAAAACTGTCTGCTAAAATACTCCTTTTTTTATTTTATCTGAAATCTATTTTAATTTTTTCTTTCTAATTTTTAAAATTTAAGGTAAAATAGAGTATATTTTTTATATGAGGTGATTTACTAAATGAAATTTGTTGTATCAGATTTAGATGGAACATTATTACACTCTCGTAACGTAGTTAGTGACTATACTGTTGAAACTATTAAAAAATTAGTCGATAACGGTGTAAATTTTGCTATAGCTACTGGAAGAGGACAACAGGGAGTACAAGATATTTTAAAACAACTTGGTATCACTCCCTATCTAATATGTAACAATGGAGCTAATATATATACTCCAGAGGGAGAGTGTATCTTTGATGAAAGAATTCCTCAAGATGTTGTTACTCAAATTTTAAAGGAAATTAGAAGAAACAACCTCTTTTACAGTGCCTTTCAAAATGAATTTCTCTTCCATAGTAATGAAGAACCTGTAGAGGATTTTACTAGTAGACCTCTTTTTACAGAGATTGGAGTAGATAGGGAAGAGGATATTCCATCTTTAAATAAAATAATTGTAACTAATCAAAATCCAGAGGTATTAATTGAACTTGTAGCTATTTTAAAAGAGAAGTTCTCTCATTTAGCAGAGATTATGTTATCTCAAGCTACTTGTCTAGATATTGCCCCTAAAAATTGTACAAAGGGAACAGGAATAGAAAATCTTGCTAAAATTTTTAATCTTACTCCTAATGATTTTATGGCATTTGGAGATGGAGAAAATGACCTAGATATGCTTAAAACTGTAGGACATCCTGTAATAATGGAAAATGCTCAAGATATTCTAAAAGAAAAATTTTCTATAACAACACTTTCTAATAAAGAGGATGGTGTAGCTGTATATTTGAAAAACTTCTTTAATTTATAGGTGATAATATTGAGAGCAAAACAGATAAATAAAGAAATAATTATTACTTTAATACTATATATCTTCTATTTTGGATGGTGGTACTACTTTGCATATCTTCACACAGATAGTGAAGATGTTAAAAATTTTAAATATATCTTAGGATTACCTGAATGGTTTTTCTATTCCTGTGTATTGGGATTAATTGTTATAAACATCTTAGTTTTCATTGTAGTTACCTTCTTTTTCAAAAATACTTCTTTAGAGGAGGAGGAAAAATGTTAATAATTATCCCTATTATTCTTTATCTTTTAACAATGTTAGGAATTGCCTATAAAGTCAATCAAATAAAAAATAGTAAAGAGGTAGATTTTTCTGAAGAATACTTTATTGGTAGTAGAAATATGGGTGGCTTCGTCTTAGCTATGACCATTATAGCTTCATATGTTGGAGCAAGTTCATTTATAGGTGGGCCTGGTATTGCCTATAAATTAGGACTTGGTTGGGTTTTACTTGCCTGTATACAGGTTCCAACAGCCTTCTTTACCTTAGGAATTATCGGAAAAAAATTGGCCATTATCTCAAGACGAATAAATGGAGTCACTATAATAGATTTACTCAGAGTAAGATATAAAAGTGATATTGTTGTTATTCTCTCCTCTGTTACTATGCTAATATTTTTTATTGGAACAATTGTAGCACAGTTTATTGGAGGAGCAAGACTTTTTGAAACAGTAACTGGTTTTTCATATTTAACAGGATTAATAATATTCTCATCAGTTGTAATTGCTTATACATCTTTTGGAGGATTTAGAGCTGTAGTTATCACAGATGCTATTCAAGGAGTTGTAATGCTTTTAGCTACTGGAGTTCTATTTTACACACTTCTAAAACATGGAAAGGGAATGGAAAATATAATGCTTACCATTGCTAAAACAAATCCAGAGATGTTAACTCCAACTTCTAATGGTAATATTGCCCTGCCTTTTATTCTATCCTTTTGGGTTTTAGTTGGTATTGGATTACTAGGATATCCCTCTACAGCTGTAAGATGTATGGGATTTAAAGATAGTAGATCTCTTCATAGAGCTATGATTATTGGAACCTCTGTAGTTGGTTTACTAATGTTGGGAATGCACTTAGTTGGAGTTATGGGAGTAGCTATTGAGCCAAATATTGAGATTGGGGATAAAATAATTCCAATCCTTGCTCTAAAACATCTTCATCCTATTCTTGCTGGAATATTTATCGGTGGTCCACTAGCTGCTATAATGTCAACTGTTGATTCATTACTTATTATGTCTTCAGCCACTATTGTAAAAGATTTATATTTACACTATATAGATAGAAATGCTTCTGTAGAGAAGATAAAAAAACTCTCTCTTATGACCTCTCTAGGTTTTGGAATAATAGTTTTTCTATTATCATTAAATCCTCCTGATCTATTAGTATGGATTAATCTTTTTGCTTTTGCTGGATTAGAAGCAACTTTTTTCTGTCCAATTGTTTTTGGATTATTTTGGAAAAGAGCTAACGCAACTGGAGCTGTAGCTTCTATGATATTTGGATTTATAACATTTATATATCTAACTGTATGCAAAGTATCAATCTTAGGAATGCATAATATTGTTCCTGTACTATTTGTTAGTTCAATTGTATTTATTATTGGTTCCTATGTTGGTGAAACTACTGATGATGAAACTATTGATCTGTTCTTTAATTTTTAATTAAATGTTGCAAAATCGGAGTAGCTATGGGTAACGGTGGCCCAGAAATAAAAGAAGTGGCTACTCATATAACTGATTCAGTTGAAAAAGATGGATTATGGAAAGCTTTTAAAAATCTGAGTAACTACTCAGCTATGAGTTTTTACAAAAAATAAAAATAGCCAAATAGAGGGAGTTTTCAACATTTTTGTTGAAGGCTCCCTTTCTATTCAACTACTGGTAACATAATTTCGCATAAATCAAATATACT carries:
- a CDS encoding YhdT family protein — encoded protein: MLRAKQINKEIIITLILYIFYFGWWYYFAYLHTDSEDVKNFKYILGLPEWFFYSCVLGLIVINILVFIVVTFFFKNTSLEEEEKC
- the panF gene encoding sodium/pantothenate symporter, which codes for MLIIIPIILYLLTMLGIAYKVNQIKNSKEVDFSEEYFIGSRNMGGFVLAMTIIASYVGASSFIGGPGIAYKLGLGWVLLACIQVPTAFFTLGIIGKKLAIISRRINGVTIIDLLRVRYKSDIVVILSSVTMLIFFIGTIVAQFIGGARLFETVTGFSYLTGLIIFSSVVIAYTSFGGFRAVVITDAIQGVVMLLATGVLFYTLLKHGKGMENIMLTIAKTNPEMLTPTSNGNIALPFILSFWVLVGIGLLGYPSTAVRCMGFKDSRSLHRAMIIGTSVVGLLMLGMHLVGVMGVAIEPNIEIGDKIIPILALKHLHPILAGIFIGGPLAAIMSTVDSLLIMSSATIVKDLYLHYIDRNASVEKIKKLSLMTSLGFGIIVFLLSLNPPDLLVWINLFAFAGLEATFFCPIVFGLFWKRANATGAVASMIFGFITFIYLTVCKVSILGMHNIVPVLFVSSIVFIIGSYVGETTDDETIDLFFNF
- a CDS encoding HAD hydrolase family protein; this encodes MGNGGPEIKEVATHITDSVEKDGLWKAFKNLSNYSAMSFYKK
- a CDS encoding HAMP domain-containing histidine kinase, which encodes MKIKINLFQKIFSLSMFLIIFTITVSYLFSTFLADSFYINRKKSEILEIVKNAKKLSVDEYIFKDYASELRNKEGINIYVVSKETEDNYYSYSTKKENEDFYQDEDGFHIKQLPFSKVMLLIYREELSNEDILFVTTSLSVMSSHRHEVYSLHMITLVLTMILSIFICQFFTKKITKNISELNRVAKQITNLDFSEEVVLNTSDELNELGKNINIMSKSISSSIENLNSFVSNASHELKTPITVINTHAQALLNGTVNDEKLKKDYYKVILKESKEMSSLVSDLLLISKLSSLEKNIEKEEYSVLTLLHESIEKFELLELQKNIEWEIKLKDFTLFINKKLFKVVIDNLVNNALKYSPEDSIIEVYSIGNGIVFKNPMYLAEKVSVDKLFQPFYRGTSATELNIDGSGLGLSLIKRILDLHSFNYSIEIEENHFKFILTY
- the ligA gene encoding NAD-dependent DNA ligase LigA, whose translation is MKKYIKELREKIKKYSDYYYTNNESLISDVEFDKLLAELKELEEKYPEYREENSPTEVVGATSLKETKFQKVTHKKPMLSLSNSYNEGDIADFIERIKKLLPEEKEINYALELKLDGLSLSIQYENGKLVRAVTRGDGAVGEDVTENILEISSIPRELKEKVSIEIRGEVVLPLSKFEELNRKRLENGEEVFANPRNAAAGTLRQLDSSIIRERGLDAYFYFLVDAQNYGVKTHSESIEYLSKLGIKTTGVCEVLKNSSELIERIEYWGAKREELDYETDGMVIKVNNIELWDILGNTTKSPRWAIAFKFPAKQVTTKILGVTWQVGRTGKVTPVAELEEVELSGSKVKRASLHNYQEIERKDIRVGDSVFIEKAAEIIPQVVKSVKELRDGSEIIITEPTNCPICNTVLEREEGQVDIKCPNMACPGKVEGELIYFVSRDAMNIAGFGSKLVENMLRLGFIKNIVDIYELKNHREELEKLDKMGKKSVDNLLNAIETSKTREYSKVLCALGIPFVGKTSAKLLAEASENIDNLMNMSIEELMEIEGVGDKMAQAIYEFFRDEEKKKLIEGLKINGLTFAQEKKEELPEDEKVFTGKTFLFTGTLKNFTRNEIKEEIEKLGGKNLSAVSKNLDYLIVGEKAGSKLKKAQEIGSIKIITEDEFMEICKKRS
- a CDS encoding HAD family hydrolase, with protein sequence MKFVVSDLDGTLLHSRNVVSDYTVETIKKLVDNGVNFAIATGRGQQGVQDILKQLGITPYLICNNGANIYTPEGECIFDERIPQDVVTQILKEIRRNNLFYSAFQNEFLFHSNEEPVEDFTSRPLFTEIGVDREEDIPSLNKIIVTNQNPEVLIELVAILKEKFSHLAEIMLSQATCLDIAPKNCTKGTGIENLAKIFNLTPNDFMAFGDGENDLDMLKTVGHPVIMENAQDILKEKFSITTLSNKEDGVAVYLKNFFNL
- a CDS encoding manganese-dependent inorganic pyrophosphatase; this encodes MKKILVFGHKNPDTDSICSAISFAELKNAQGVNVVPCRLGNVSRETQFALNHFGAEAPLFIENVNPDENGKKEVILVDHNEKIQTADGIENAKIIEVVDHHKFGLVTDEPLKITADTVGCTCTLVYRLFKQAGITPSKMAAGLMMSAIISDTLLFKSPTCTPEDVEAVKELSKICGEENFEDYGMKLLIEGTSLSDKTPEEVITIDMKEFDMNGKKVAVAQVNTVDVAGLLNTQAELETAMNSMSEKANYDLFVLVITDIIKAGSYVLTVGKCPELVEKAFNVKLENKTAWLEGVVSRKKQVVPFMLTASQN
- a CDS encoding response regulator transcription factor, with amino-acid sequence MKRKILIIEDEKELTQVLYDTFSQEDFEVIKAFDGEIGVDKFYEEKPDLILLDINLPKKLGWEVCKEIRKTSNVPIIMMTARDSDADEYTGLSIGADDYITKPFNLKILLLKVKKLLKLDDNNIYKFESLSIDIKKGEINISGESIELTRREIQFLEYMIKNKGIIFSRDYLLNEIWGFDFEGDDRVVDTLVKRIRKKLGDYNFLLKTIRGMGYSFDENKN